From a region of the Campylobacter sp. genome:
- the ilvA gene encoding threonine ammonia-lyase: MVDLNKIIQAKRTINDFVYKTPFALAPKLSKLYGAEVYLKSENLQRTGAYKIRGAYNKIAHLTDEERAHGVIAASAGNHAQGVAMSAQKFGVHAVIVMPEATPLLKVSGTKALGAEIILQGDNFDEAYAFALEYAKEHNLTFVHPFNDEFVQAGQGTIALEMIEEVADLEYIVVPVGGGGLATGVCSCAKQINPDIKIIAVAAKGAPAMHDSFVAKKPLNSKSVRTIADGIAVRDTSEITLSTIIECVDEFVQVDDEEIASAILYLLEQQKIIVEGAGAAGVAALMNAKFAFPAGAKIGIILSGGNIDVQMLNIIIEKGLIKSHRKMTINVTLVDKPGALTGLTEILRRANANIVKIDYDRFSTNIEYGDAQITITLETKGKAHQEDIAWALKNAGYDFREIL; the protein is encoded by the coding sequence ATGGTTGATCTAAACAAAATCATCCAAGCAAAGCGCACCATAAACGATTTCGTCTATAAAACGCCCTTTGCTCTGGCACCGAAGCTCAGCAAGCTTTACGGCGCGGAAGTGTATCTCAAAAGCGAGAATTTGCAGCGCACCGGCGCATATAAGATTCGCGGCGCTTATAATAAAATCGCGCATCTTACGGACGAGGAGCGGGCACATGGAGTAATAGCCGCAAGCGCGGGCAACCACGCCCAAGGCGTAGCGATGAGCGCGCAAAAATTCGGCGTGCATGCCGTGATCGTAATGCCTGAAGCCACGCCGCTACTTAAGGTAAGCGGCACGAAGGCTCTGGGCGCGGAGATCATTTTGCAGGGCGATAATTTTGACGAGGCGTACGCGTTTGCGCTGGAATATGCGAAGGAGCACAATCTGACGTTTGTCCATCCCTTCAACGACGAGTTCGTCCAAGCAGGTCAGGGTACGATCGCGCTTGAGATGATCGAGGAGGTCGCAGATCTTGAATACATCGTCGTTCCAGTTGGTGGCGGCGGGCTTGCGACGGGGGTTTGCAGCTGCGCCAAGCAGATCAATCCCGACATCAAAATCATCGCCGTAGCCGCCAAGGGCGCGCCCGCGATGCACGATAGCTTCGTCGCGAAAAAGCCGCTAAATTCCAAATCGGTCCGCACCATCGCCGACGGCATCGCCGTGCGGGATACTAGCGAGATCACGCTTAGCACGATCATCGAGTGCGTCGATGAGTTCGTGCAGGTCGATGACGAGGAGATCGCAAGCGCGATACTCTATCTGCTCGAGCAGCAAAAAATCATCGTCGAGGGCGCGGGCGCGGCAGGCGTAGCGGCGCTGATGAACGCGAAATTTGCATTCCCCGCGGGCGCAAAGATCGGCATTATCCTAAGTGGCGGCAACATCGACGTGCAGATGCTAAACATCATCATCGAAAAGGGTCTCATAAAATCGCATCGCAAGATGACGATCAACGTCACGCTCGTCGATAAGCCTGGCGCGCTTACGGGGCTTACAGAAATTTTGCGCCGTGCCAACGCAAACATCGTCAAGATCGACTACGACCGCTTCTCGACCAATATCGAATACGGCGACGCGCAGATCACGATCACGCTTGAGACCAAGGGCAAGGCTCATCAAGAGGACATCGCCTGGGCGCTCAAAAACGCAGGGTATGATTTCAGGGAGATTTTGTAG
- a CDS encoding DUF4230 domain-containing protein encodes MENFAFLLNLVIFCILVFMFFKMRKSDEQAGKPQIATDITRLKSIGELSVFKIYSKEIVTRKQNVGSGLLGSLVSPLMTKKQIAIIFEFEIEFVYDLLSPEFAILPQGEDRYEIKMPPCKYKYSIKDMKIYDEKNAKLLPFLLPDSLNGLFGASFDESDKNHLIDDAKDEVKQLSLKIINDLGGKIHKSATDTLEAIAKSFGAKEVGFIFQDKALQTIDISSSEIAIDKSLKSQIEK; translated from the coding sequence TTGGAAAATTTTGCTTTTCTTCTAAATTTAGTGATATTTTGCATCTTGGTTTTTATGTTTTTTAAGATGCGCAAAAGCGACGAGCAGGCTGGCAAGCCGCAGATCGCCACCGATATCACGCGGCTTAAAAGTATCGGCGAGCTGAGCGTTTTTAAAATTTACTCCAAAGAGATCGTCACACGCAAGCAAAACGTAGGCAGCGGGCTGCTGGGCTCGCTCGTCTCGCCGCTGATGACGAAAAAGCAGATCGCCATCATCTTCGAGTTTGAGATCGAGTTCGTTTACGACCTGTTAAGCCCCGAGTTTGCGATACTGCCGCAGGGCGAGGATCGCTACGAGATCAAGATGCCGCCGTGCAAATACAAATACTCGATCAAAGATATGAAAATTTATGACGAGAAAAACGCCAAGCTGCTGCCGTTTTTGCTGCCTGATTCGCTAAATGGGCTATTCGGCGCGAGCTTTGATGAAAGCGATAAAAACCACCTTATCGACGACGCCAAGGACGAGGTCAAGCAGCTCTCGCTAAAAATCATCAACGATCTTGGCGGCAAGATTCACAAATCCGCGACCGACACGCTGGAGGCGATCGCCAAGAGCTTCGGCGCGAAGGAGGTTGGATTTATCTTCCAGGACAAGGCGCTTCAAACGATCGATATAAGCTCCAGCGAGATCGCAATCGATAAATCGCTAAAATCGCAGATCGAGAAGTAG
- a CDS encoding sulfatase-like hydrolase/transferase, producing the protein MVIFCIFTATKIASGGERYRATLGTYAPLEFAFVVKDYLGDANFLADLQSIERGYDEAKRANSALDFNATQIKNVVLIIGESLQRGHMSLYGYGKDTTPLLNDLQRRGLLIKFSDTVSCYGATNPALMRILNFSDYESERERPWFESLSIIDMFALSGFRTMWISNQEAFGKFALSAKSAADRAEKKHLSFHKRSAR; encoded by the coding sequence GTGGTCATTTTTTGCATTTTTACGGCGACCAAAATCGCAAGCGGTGGCGAGCGTTATCGCGCGACGCTCGGCACATACGCTCCGCTTGAGTTCGCGTTCGTCGTAAAAGATTATCTCGGCGATGCAAATTTCCTTGCCGATCTGCAAAGCATCGAGCGTGGCTACGACGAGGCGAAGCGGGCGAATTCCGCGCTTGATTTTAACGCAACGCAGATTAAAAACGTCGTGCTGATTATCGGCGAGAGCCTGCAGCGCGGCCATATGTCGCTTTACGGATACGGCAAAGATACGACGCCTTTGCTAAACGATCTGCAGCGGCGGGGGCTGCTTATTAAATTTAGCGATACTGTTTCGTGCTACGGCGCGACCAATCCCGCGCTGATGCGGATACTTAATTTCAGCGACTACGAAAGCGAGCGCGAAAGGCCGTGGTTTGAGAGCCTTAGCATTATCGATATGTTCGCGCTGAGCGGCTTTCGCACGATGTGGATCAGCAATCAAGAAGCCTTCGGCAAATTTGCCCTTAGCGCAAAAAGTGCCGCCGATCGCGCCGAAAAAAAGCATCTTTCTTTCCACAAGCGATCAGCTCGATAG